CCGGGGTCGATCCCGAGAATCCTCAATTCAGCTCGACAGGGCGGCTTCGATCTCTGCTTCCTCGATGTCGAAGTTCGCCCAGACTTGGGTCAGGTCGTCGTGCTCCTCGAGCGCGTCCATGAGCTTGAGCATCTGCTGTGCCTGCCGGCCCTCCAGCTTCACGCTCGATTTCGGGACCATGGAGAGCTCCTCGGCAGCTATGCGAATGTGCTTGCTCTTGAGGGCCTCCCGGACGGCCTCGAAGGAATCGGGAGACGTATAGATCTCCCAGCTCGACCCGTCCTCTTTGACGTCGTCCCCTCCGGCTTCGAGGACTGTTTCCAGAAGGGCTTCCTCATCGATGTCGGTGCGCTCGACGACGAGATAGCCTTTCTTCTCGAAGAGCCAGTTCACCGAGCCGGACTCACCCAGGTTGCCGCCGTATTTGGAGAAGAGGTGGCGAACCTCACCCACGGTGCGATTGCGGTTGTCGGTGGTCGCCTCGATGAGAACGGCGACCCCCCCGGGACCATAGCCTTCGTACTGGACCTCTTCCAGGCTGTAACCCTCGAGCTCCCCCGTGCCTTTCTTGATCGCTCGCTCGATGTTGTCCTTGGGCATGTTCTCCGCTTTGGCTTTGTCGACGGCGAGCCGGAGCCGAGGATTGAAGCTCGGATCCCCTCCGCCGATGCGTGCGGCAACGGTGATCTCCTTGATGATGGCGGTGAAAGCCTTGCCGCGCTTGGCGTCGGCCGCCGCCTTCTTGTGCTTGATCGAATGCCATTTGGAATGACCCGACATAAGCGGAATCGTAGCATGGGGTCCGCGTTTACCTCAATGCTGCAACCGCTCAGTCATCGAAGACGAAAGTGGGCTCCTGGTAGTAGCGGACCTTGTGCTCCGTGACCTTGTGCTGAATCTCCTCCGCGAGCCAACGTCTCTTCTCCTCGAGGGGCAGGCTCGATTTGAGAAGCGGCAGGCGCAGGTTGAACCCGAGTACTCTTCGCGGCACGAGGATGCGCGTGACTCCCGACGGAAGCCGCTCACCGGCCTCGGCGATCGTTCGGATCTCCTCCTTGCGGAAATCGGGGAAGGAAACCAGCGCTCCGAAGTGCGGATGGTGCGATCGCAGCGTCTCGATGTCGTCGTGGCTGACACGGTCCATGCGCGCGTCGCCTCGGTGATAGACCTCGACGATCGAACGCCAGTAGAAGACTCGCTCACCGATCCCCTCGCCGCCGTAGAGATGTGTCGAGGCAGTTTCACCGGTCGAGATCGTTGCGAGATAGTCGGGGCCGTCTCGACGGGGCTCCCCGCCCCGGGCCACGATGCCGGGAATGTCGTGGACCTTTCTCGTGAGCGTGCGGGCCTCGATGTCGCGTACGACGTGATTCCAGTGGCGGACCTCGAGCGCAGGGTCGTCGAAATCCTCGACTTGAACCAGGAGATGAGGGATCTCGAGGTTCTCGAGCGCGGAGACGCGATTGGCGCCATCGAGCAACAGAAACTTCTGGCTCTGCCGCAATCTCGCGACGACGGGCGGGTTTCTCAACACCCCGTCGGCCGAAAGGCGATCGAGGAGACGGGCGACGCGCTCTAGATCGACGTCCTCGTGCCGGAGCAAGTCCTGGATGGAGACGACCCTGAGGTCGGGGAAGCTACCGGTGGGTGCACCCATGGAACGCTATTGTAATGCCGGCGCTCAGCTCCTCATGACTTGATGGATCTTACGTTCTCCGCGCCCTCCCGGTTCGGCGGTTCTTCTTCAGGGCGCTTTCGACCAGTTTGTCGATGTCCTTCACCGGCAGTCCGTCGATCGCCCGGAGCAGACGAGCGACCCGGCCAGGTTGACGATGGATGATGCGACGAATGTCGCTGCCGATCCGGCCGGCGAGCGAGAGAAATTCGTCGGGGTCCCGGTCGAGTGCTCTCGCGATTCGAACGACTTTGGACTCTGCCGGAGGGGGGAAGACGTCTCTCTCGATCGGGGCGAGATAGCTTGGACTGATACCAACCTTCTTCGCGAACTTCGCGATGCTGATGTTCTTTTCCTCTCGCAGTTTGCGGACCGTTCGGCCAAACTTCATCGCGAGGAGCCCCGGCGAATTCTAATGGGCAGTTCGGAGGAAGGTCAAGAAATTGAATTGGCGATTCAGTATTCCCAGTCGGAATTCAGTTTTCCTGATTCACGACTCCAGCCAATCCGACAGGGAGACGAGCGTTCCGCCTTCCGCTTTGCTCAGTTGAACGGTGTTCAAACCCTGGTGGTTCTCCGTATCGAAGCTGATCGGAGTCCCGAGGAAATTGTCGCTCCAGTCGTGGATGCTCTCGAGGGACTGGATCAATTTGAGACGGGTGAGATCCGGGCCCGCTCGTCGCAATCCCTCGACGAGCACTTCTGCCCGCGAGAGACCCCACATCGCGTAGGTTCCGAATTGGATGCCCTGCCCGTACTTCTGGATGATTTCCCGGGCCCGCGCCACCCCGGGCTCATTAGAGCCCGGCTCGGGGACGCTGGAGGCCACGATGGCGCCTTCCCAGCTGGGCCCCGCGAGCTCGAACATCACCGGATCGGAGAGAATCTGACTCGCTACGATTTGGGGTTGATACCCCTCGATCGCGTCGAGTGCCTTCACGAGCGCCGCGGCTCCTTCGGCAATCGTCCACACGAAGATCAAATCGACCTCGGCGTCCTTGAACTTCTGCGCGACACCCGACAAGTCCTCGGCGCCGACCTGGTAGGGCTCGGAGACAACGATTTCCTTGTCGGTATTACGAAGTCCGAGGCGGACCCCCTCCTGGCCCTCACGACCGAAGGTGTCGTCCTGGTACAGCAGACCGAACTTCTTGGCGGTCAGCTCCTCGGCCGCGTACTTGGCGAGAATCCGCCCTTCGGTGACGTAAGCCGGAAACGTGGAGAAGACGTAAGCGTTCACCGGTGACGTCCAGATGCGCGCTCCCGAGCCGGGATTCACCCAGGGAATGAGCTTGAGGGTGAGATAGTCTTTGACGGCGAGGCAGTTGGCGGTGCCGTTGCCGCCGAGTATGGCAAAGACTCGATCACCGTCGACGAGCTCCTCGACGACCGATGGCGTTCTTGCTGGATCGTAGCCATCGTCCTTGATGATCAGGCGGAGGTTACGTTCGTGGATACCACCCTCTTCTTCGTTGATGTAGGTGAAATAGGCATCCATCGCGCGGGCGATAGTCGAGAGGTTGGATGCGGGACCGGTCATGGGCGCCCACGTGCCAATCAAAATCTCGTCGCTCGTGACTCCGATATCGGGCCCGCCACAGGAGCTCGAGAAGATCAGGGCACAAGCGACCAACGACGACAGAGCGACATTTCTTGCTTTCATCTTTCTTCCGGATTCTCGGCACCAAGGAGGCGGCTCATCCTATCACACATTCGAAACGCACTCGTCCGCGGAGGAAGTGCTATAATCACCGACATTTCCATTCGATAGCAACCGAAGGAGCACGACCATGAGCGACGAGCTGGAGGTTGAGGACGACGTCTTTCTCGAAGGAGGGGTGCTCTACTGCACCTGTGGTCATCCTATCGATGCCGAGGATGCTTCCGGGCTCATCGAACGCTCGGCAGGGCGTGAGTTCGTCGAGTGTCCCACG
This region of Vicinamibacteria bacterium genomic DNA includes:
- a CDS encoding ABC transporter substrate-binding protein, with the translated sequence MKARNVALSSLVACALIFSSSCGGPDIGVTSDEILIGTWAPMTGPASNLSTIARAMDAYFTYINEEEGGIHERNLRLIIKDDGYDPARTPSVVEELVDGDRVFAILGGNGTANCLAVKDYLTLKLIPWVNPGSGARIWTSPVNAYVFSTFPAYVTEGRILAKYAAEELTAKKFGLLYQDDTFGREGQEGVRLGLRNTDKEIVVSEPYQVGAEDLSGVAQKFKDAEVDLIFVWTIAEGAAALVKALDAIEGYQPQIVASQILSDPVMFELAGPSWEGAIVASSVPEPGSNEPGVARAREIIQKYGQGIQFGTYAMWGLSRAEVLVEGLRRAGPDLTRLKLIQSLESIHDWSDNFLGTPISFDTENHQGLNTVQLSKAEGGTLVSLSDWLES
- a CDS encoding YebC/PmpR family DNA-binding transcriptional regulator: MSGHSKWHSIKHKKAAADAKRGKAFTAIIKEITVAARIGGGDPSFNPRLRLAVDKAKAENMPKDNIERAIKKGTGELEGYSLEEVQYEGYGPGGVAVLIEATTDNRNRTVGEVRHLFSKYGGNLGESGSVNWLFEKKGYLVVERTDIDEEALLETVLEAGGDDVKEDGSSWEIYTSPDSFEAVREALKSKHIRIAAEELSMVPKSSVKLEGRQAQQMLKLMDALEEHDDLTQVWANFDIEEAEIEAALSS
- a CDS encoding helix-turn-helix domain-containing protein, producing the protein MKFGRTVRKLREEKNISIAKFAKKVGISPSYLAPIERDVFPPPAESKVVRIARALDRDPDEFLSLAGRIGSDIRRIIHRQPGRVARLLRAIDGLPVKDIDKLVESALKKNRRTGRARRT